Proteins encoded within one genomic window of Lysinibacillus louembei:
- a CDS encoding dihydrofolate reductase family protein, which translates to MQNNERKIILDLAVTLDGFIEGKNGEIDWCIMEPDMNFTDFLNDIDTILYGRKSYDLWGHFTPETNEEEKQFWALVHSKEKYVFSKTRQQDDSKAIFIQENIAEEMTALKTKPGKNIWLYGGASLITTFIHLGLVDEFRLSIHPVVLGEGKPLFTNITDRLNLQLVDTRTFPSGVVQLVYRCQ; encoded by the coding sequence ATGCAAAATAACGAAAGAAAAATCATTTTAGATTTAGCAGTGACGTTAGATGGCTTTATTGAAGGGAAAAATGGAGAAATTGATTGGTGCATTATGGAGCCTGATATGAATTTCACCGACTTTTTGAATGACATTGATACAATTTTATATGGCAGAAAAAGCTACGATCTATGGGGGCATTTTACACCTGAAACGAATGAGGAGGAAAAACAATTTTGGGCGCTTGTCCATAGCAAAGAGAAATACGTCTTTTCAAAAACACGGCAGCAAGATGACAGCAAAGCCATTTTCATTCAAGAAAATATTGCCGAGGAAATGACAGCACTTAAAACAAAGCCTGGTAAAAACATTTGGCTTTATGGCGGCGCTAGCCTGATTACAACCTTTATCCATTTAGGGCTTGTTGATGAATTCCGCTTATCCATTCATCCTGTTGTTTTAGGTGAAGGCAAGCCGCTATTCACAAATATAACGGACCGTTTAAACTTACAATTAGTTGACACAAGAACGTTTCCATCTGGCGTTGTGCAATTAGTGTATCGTTGCCAGTAA
- a CDS encoding glycerophosphodiester phosphodiesterase, whose product MERILRITRLVFHNIYMYRVDYIRVFLAIRLFQLLIALPSISLLITATLHILKIDSITEENIVQLLAHPLFLFVLTLIILIVLLFIYYEMGMLILLAYHQQRGISYTLQQLWRRLNQKVVYFVSFETGLLFLYLILVMPLISSILPSTITQSLSIPDFIVDELMTSSKGRMLYIVGMLLLFVIGLRFILTMPYFTIYQWTTISQAVKMSWQFSKRRLFELVGMLALILVLHISLTIILLALTFLPLFIIERVMPSWALVTAAFTLTFAQGLLLLLFTLLQAVFSQLVVLVAFRLTRQPPIELQHESFRETIMHWTIICTIFVYFLMSAVQVINLEKALYEPTTKIIAHRGFMEKGVENTISSLVASAQAGADMVEIDIQQTRDGQFVVFHDATLARMAGRKEITHQLTLNELTNMTVRAGKLQDKIPSLEEMLQKSEELNMPLLIEIKPHGNETEDYLQRLIELLVKYDALEKHYIQSLDSEVIWRLNELEPRLKVGLVFALYIGRIPPIEADFIAIQQDVASGRLIEQAKQSEMELFIWTVNTERDMQYFLEQGVDGLITNHPDTAKDSRTMLSNATYFLKRIYNKLTILF is encoded by the coding sequence ATGGAGCGCATTTTGCGTATCACTCGACTAGTTTTTCATAATATTTACATGTATCGAGTAGATTATATTCGCGTCTTTTTGGCGATTCGACTTTTTCAATTGCTTATTGCCCTACCGTCTATTTCATTACTAATAACTGCTACATTACATATTTTAAAAATCGATAGCATTACAGAGGAAAATATTGTACAGCTCCTTGCACATCCGCTGTTTTTATTTGTGCTGACGCTGATTATTTTAATTGTCCTATTGTTTATTTATTATGAAATGGGCATGCTCATTTTGCTTGCATACCATCAGCAAAGAGGTATTTCCTATACATTGCAGCAGCTATGGCGCCGTCTAAATCAAAAGGTTGTCTACTTTGTGAGCTTTGAAACAGGCTTGCTGTTTCTTTATTTAATACTAGTAATGCCACTGATTTCTTCTATATTGCCATCTACTATTACACAAAGCTTAAGCATCCCTGATTTTATTGTAGATGAGCTTATGACATCCTCAAAAGGGCGCATGTTGTATATAGTTGGTATGCTGCTGTTGTTTGTAATTGGTTTGCGTTTTATTTTGACGATGCCGTATTTTACAATTTACCAATGGACGACCATTTCACAGGCGGTTAAAATGAGCTGGCAATTTTCGAAGCGCCGTTTATTTGAGCTTGTTGGTATGTTAGCGTTAATACTCGTGCTGCATATTAGCTTAACGATTATTTTATTAGCTCTAACATTTCTACCACTATTCATTATTGAGCGGGTGATGCCAAGCTGGGCACTTGTTACAGCAGCCTTTACATTGACGTTTGCACAAGGGCTGTTGCTGCTTTTATTTACGTTATTACAGGCTGTTTTTTCACAGCTTGTTGTACTTGTTGCCTTTCGTTTAACGCGACAGCCACCTATTGAGCTTCAGCATGAATCTTTCCGTGAAACGATAATGCACTGGACGATTATTTGTACGATTTTCGTTTATTTTTTAATGAGTGCTGTACAGGTGATTAATTTAGAGAAGGCATTGTATGAGCCAACAACGAAAATAATTGCCCATCGAGGGTTTATGGAAAAAGGTGTAGAAAATACGATAAGCTCACTTGTTGCCTCAGCACAAGCAGGGGCTGATATGGTAGAAATCGATATACAGCAAACGAGGGATGGGCAATTTGTTGTCTTCCATGATGCAACATTAGCGAGAATGGCTGGACGTAAAGAAATAACGCATCAACTCACATTAAATGAACTAACGAATATGACAGTAAGAGCAGGCAAATTGCAGGATAAAATTCCTTCCTTAGAGGAAATGCTGCAAAAAAGTGAGGAGCTTAATATGCCATTACTGATTGAAATAAAGCCTCATGGAAATGAAACAGAGGACTATTTGCAACGTTTAATTGAGCTGCTTGTGAAGTATGATGCACTGGAAAAGCATTATATTCAATCGTTAGATAGCGAGGTTATTTGGCGATTAAATGAATTAGAGCCTCGATTAAAGGTAGGGCTTGTTTTTGCGCTTTATATTGGTAGAATCCCACCGATCGAAGCTGATTTTATCGCCATACAGCAGGACGTTGCATCAGGTCGATTGATAGAACAAGCGAAACAGAGCGAAATGGAGCTGTTTATTTGGACGGTCAATACGGAGCGTGATATGCAATACTTTTTAGAGCAAGGCGTGGATGGGCTAATTACCAATCATCCAGATACAGCGAAGGACAGTCGTACGATGCTAAGTAATGCAACCTATTTTTTAAAGCGTATTTATAATAAATTGACGATATTATTTTAA